From the genome of Marixanthomonas ophiurae, one region includes:
- a CDS encoding polysaccharide deacetylase family protein: MLKFGQITVVATIALLTIGVIDFFFKISPILYVTILLLWFLIVALGSFTMRWQIFTTAFTKGNQNKKQVAITFDDGPNAEFTPQILQILKAYNAKATFFCIGKHIEKYLGIVQQILAEGHTIGNHSYSHATNFGFFRKTRIVQELSKTDALIKKITGSTNTLFRPPYGVTNPSIAKAVKETNHTIIGWNVRSYDTVIKNPTKVLNRLKKRLSPGSIILLHDTHSRCPEIVERLLQFLKKEGYEAVTIETLLTKN, encoded by the coding sequence ATGCTAAAATTTGGTCAAATAACAGTTGTTGCCACCATTGCTTTACTCACTATTGGCGTAATTGATTTCTTCTTCAAGATTTCACCTATTTTATATGTAACAATACTTTTACTTTGGTTTTTAATCGTAGCATTAGGCTCATTTACTATGCGATGGCAAATTTTTACTACTGCTTTTACAAAAGGTAACCAAAATAAAAAACAAGTAGCGATCACTTTTGATGATGGTCCAAATGCAGAATTTACGCCTCAAATTTTACAAATACTGAAAGCGTATAACGCAAAAGCCACGTTTTTTTGCATTGGGAAACACATAGAGAAATATCTAGGAATCGTGCAACAAATACTAGCTGAAGGGCATACTATCGGAAACCATTCCTATTCGCATGCCACAAATTTTGGGTTTTTCAGAAAAACGAGGATTGTGCAAGAACTTTCAAAAACCGATGCTTTAATTAAAAAAATAACTGGTTCAACAAACACATTATTTAGACCGCCTTATGGAGTCACCAATCCTTCAATTGCCAAAGCAGTAAAAGAAACAAATCATACCATTATTGGTTGGAATGTCCGTTCGTACGATACGGTTATAAAAAATCCTACTAAAGTTTTAAATCGTTTAAAAAAACGTTTGTCACCAGGTAGCATCATTTTATTGCACGATACACATTCCCGATGCCCAGAAATTGTGGAACGTTTGTTGCAATTTCTGAAAAAAGAAGGATACGAAGCTGTAACCATTGAAACGCTACTAACTAAAAATTAA
- a CDS encoding beta-ketoacyl synthase chain length factor → MKTCYIHSVVSISAQDSFAEDGIISEIQEQADYKILAVHPPYRDFIPLSQLRRMSPAIKMGVAASKKALEKANVEQPDAIITGSGLGCMADTETFLNTLLENDEQFLTPTAFIQSTHNTVAGQIALGLKCKAYNTTYTHGSVSFESALVDAQLQIEAGEASNILIGGVDELGSEFVDYVHLVEQKQKQPIQVPLGEGATFCVLSSEKKEEAVAVLKAVEIHSKITDENIVAEMQAFLKRNKVDASDIDAVILGNNGDAFDVYYQNIEEVFPKIDFLQYKKHIGEFFTASAFAFWMGAQLIEGETLPKDFFIRKAESKSYKTVLLYNQFKGSQHSFVLLTQC, encoded by the coding sequence ATGAAAACGTGTTACATCCATAGCGTAGTGAGTATTTCGGCACAAGACAGTTTTGCTGAAGATGGGATTATTTCTGAAATACAAGAACAAGCAGATTATAAAATTTTAGCAGTTCATCCACCGTATCGCGATTTTATTCCGCTTTCCCAATTGCGAAGAATGTCACCAGCCATTAAAATGGGGGTTGCTGCATCAAAAAAAGCATTGGAAAAAGCTAATGTAGAGCAACCTGACGCCATAATTACCGGTTCTGGTTTGGGCTGTATGGCCGATACCGAAACGTTTTTGAATACCTTACTGGAAAACGACGAGCAATTTTTAACACCGACAGCTTTTATTCAATCGACACACAATACCGTTGCCGGGCAGATTGCGCTTGGCTTAAAATGTAAGGCTTATAATACAACATACACCCATGGTTCGGTATCGTTTGAATCGGCTTTGGTAGATGCGCAATTACAGATTGAAGCCGGAGAAGCTAGCAATATATTGATAGGTGGCGTGGACGAATTGGGAAGTGAATTTGTGGATTACGTTCATTTAGTTGAACAAAAACAAAAGCAACCCATTCAAGTGCCTTTAGGTGAAGGGGCTACGTTTTGTGTATTGTCTTCAGAAAAAAAAGAAGAAGCGGTAGCGGTTTTAAAAGCGGTTGAAATTCATTCAAAAATTACTGACGAAAATATAGTTGCTGAAATGCAAGCTTTTCTAAAAAGAAACAAGGTTGATGCTTCAGATATCGATGCCGTAATTTTAGGAAATAACGGTGATGCTTTTGATGTCTATTATCAAAATATTGAAGAGGTATTTCCTAAAATTGACTTTCTTCAGTACAAAAAACACATTGGTGAATTTTTTACAGCTTCCGCATTTGCTTTTTGGATGGGAGCGCAATTAATAGAAGGTGAAACGCTTCCAAAGGATTTTTTTATTCGTAAAGCTGAAAGCAAATCGTATAAAACTGTTTTATTGTACAACCAATTTAAAGGAAGCCAACACAGTTTTGTACTTTTAACCCAATGCTAA
- a CDS encoding beta-ketoacyl-[acyl-carrier-protein] synthase family protein yields the protein MKKGVAITGMGIVSAIGCSVEENLQALLTSNSGLGILKHIQTHHKNSIKVGEVGFTNTEIAAKLNLPEDNNYTRTALLGSLAAKEALEQAEINDISTYRTGLISATTVGGMDMTEKYWKQFASNPEVQKYISSHHAGDSTKKIATLLGITGYVTTISTACSSAANAIMLGARLIKVGKLDRVVVGGTDALSKFTINGFKSLMILSETNCTPFDANRSGLNLGEAAAYLVLESDEVVAAQNKSVLAYVSGYGNANDAFHQTASSKTGEGAYLAMKKALEVAGLKSSEIDYVNAHGTATQNNDLSESIALQRIFKEKIPSFSSTKAFTGHTLAAAGAVEALFSILALQENCMFANLGFKTAMSETSLVPVTQLQKKELKHVLSNSFGFGGNCSTLLFSK from the coding sequence ATGAAAAAAGGAGTCGCTATAACCGGAATGGGCATTGTTTCTGCCATTGGTTGTTCGGTTGAAGAAAATCTGCAAGCGCTTCTTACTTCAAACAGTGGATTAGGAATTTTAAAACACATTCAAACGCATCATAAAAATAGCATTAAAGTAGGGGAAGTAGGTTTTACCAATACTGAAATAGCTGCGAAATTAAACCTTCCGGAAGATAATAACTATACTCGAACGGCTTTGCTAGGGTCTTTGGCAGCAAAGGAAGCTTTAGAACAAGCTGAAATTAATGACATTTCAACATATAGAACTGGACTCATTTCGGCCACCACCGTTGGCGGAATGGATATGACCGAAAAATACTGGAAACAATTTGCTTCAAACCCCGAAGTTCAAAAATACATCTCGAGCCATCATGCGGGCGATAGCACAAAAAAAATAGCAACACTTTTAGGAATTACCGGTTATGTCACGACTATTAGCACCGCATGTTCGTCAGCCGCAAACGCTATTATGTTAGGGGCACGGCTTATTAAAGTGGGAAAACTCGACCGGGTTGTAGTTGGTGGAACCGATGCGTTGTCAAAGTTTACCATAAATGGATTTAAATCATTGATGATTTTAAGCGAAACCAATTGTACACCTTTTGATGCCAACCGAAGCGGTTTAAACTTAGGCGAAGCCGCTGCTTATTTGGTATTGGAATCTGATGAGGTAGTTGCAGCGCAAAACAAATCTGTTTTAGCCTATGTAAGTGGCTATGGCAATGCCAACGATGCTTTTCATCAAACGGCATCTTCAAAAACAGGCGAAGGGGCATATTTGGCCATGAAAAAAGCTTTGGAAGTCGCAGGTTTAAAATCTTCAGAGATTGATTATGTGAATGCTCACGGAACCGCAACGCAGAATAATGACTTATCCGAAAGCATTGCGCTGCAACGAATTTTTAAAGAAAAAATCCCCAGTTTTAGTTCCACAAAAGCGTTTACAGGTCATACACTGGCTGCTGCTGGAGCAGTGGAAGCTTTATTTTCTATATTGGCGTTGCAAGAAAATTGCATGTTCGCCAATTTAGGTTTTAAAACGGCTATGTCCGAAACAAGTTTGGTTCCGGTTACCCAACTTCAGAAAAAAGAACTAAAACATGTACTGTCTAATTCCTTTGGTTTTGGCGGAAATTGTTCCACCTTACTATTTTCCAAATAA